Proteins encoded by one window of Bacteroidota bacterium:
- a CDS encoding S46 family peptidase yields the protein MIKQKVKFTIMAVVLFLATAVKPAQASSFPDEGMWLANLVRQLNFEYLKQLGLQLSADDIYNTENASLKDAVVQLYQGGSGFCTGELVSPNGLLFTNHHCGFDAIASQSTPDRNIIDDGYWAKSYAEELPIPGLAIRILQNAFEITDSIVPFAEGLDPAARRTVVTEIQNRIIARYAEQGFEAEVKSMYYGNQYFVYLYKVYNDVRLTGAPPSSVGNYGGDTDNWMWPRHTGDFSIFRVYADKNNDPAEYSTDNVPYSPKKYLKVSVAGYKEGDFTMIMGFPGSTERYLTSYGIEEVMNESNPAQIDVFGTATEVMKAEMDKDEDVRIQLASDYAQLMNGLKLYKTQLDGLERMDAVSIKKEYETEFMKWAKAEGKATEDKYKTMFTNFDNAYKLMSTVSKEFYYKIYSVVLMPTGNFALDFNQVESLFGEGALTGDERAATIEAINASAETMWDGMHYDTEVKKVSALLNMMYTKLPADKYPQVMKDILADTKGATPQAKFDTWSKNAFAKSVFTSKEKLDAFLKAPSEKKLKKDPLYNYYIALYTDAQTAGSVFRAANTEIGKLEREFTAAILKKDPKKSFYPDANSTMRLTYGTVQDYEARDAVHYHWQTTIDGVIEKRNNADPEFIVPDKLYNLYQAKDYGRYADKNGTVPVCFLSNLDITGGNSGSPIMNGKGELIGLAFDGNYEGTPGDYIVDPAMNRTISVDIRYVLFIIDKYAGATNLIKELDIKN from the coding sequence ATGATAAAACAAAAAGTGAAATTTACAATTATGGCCGTTGTGCTTTTTTTGGCAACAGCTGTAAAACCCGCTCAGGCCTCCAGTTTCCCAGATGAAGGAATGTGGTTGGCAAATCTTGTTCGTCAACTTAATTTTGAATACCTGAAACAACTGGGTTTACAACTTTCTGCAGATGATATCTACAATACTGAAAATGCAAGTTTGAAGGATGCCGTTGTGCAACTCTATCAAGGTGGAAGTGGATTTTGCACGGGAGAACTTGTTTCTCCGAACGGATTGCTATTTACTAACCACCACTGCGGTTTTGATGCAATAGCCTCACAGTCGACTCCAGATCGAAATATTATTGATGACGGTTATTGGGCAAAAAGTTATGCAGAGGAACTACCAATTCCGGGATTGGCCATTCGTATTCTTCAAAATGCATTTGAAATTACTGACTCGATCGTACCTTTTGCGGAGGGATTGGATCCGGCTGCAAGAAGAACAGTGGTTACTGAAATTCAAAACAGAATTATAGCAAGATATGCCGAACAGGGTTTTGAAGCAGAAGTAAAATCCATGTATTATGGCAATCAATATTTTGTTTATTTATATAAAGTTTACAATGATGTGCGTTTAACCGGAGCACCTCCTTCCTCAGTGGGAAATTATGGTGGAGATACTGACAACTGGATGTGGCCTCGTCACACAGGTGACTTTAGTATTTTCAGAGTATATGCGGATAAAAATAATGATCCTGCCGAATACAGCACCGACAATGTTCCATACTCACCAAAAAAATATTTAAAGGTTTCTGTTGCAGGATATAAAGAAGGGGATTTCACTATGATAATGGGTTTTCCCGGGTCAACGGAACGTTATCTTACAAGTTACGGAATTGAAGAGGTAATGAACGAAAGTAATCCTGCACAAATTGATGTTTTCGGAACAGCAACAGAAGTGATGAAAGCAGAAATGGATAAAGATGAAGATGTTCGTATTCAATTAGCTTCTGATTATGCGCAATTAATGAATGGCTTAAAATTATATAAAACGCAATTAGACGGTTTAGAAAGAATGGATGCTGTTTCTATTAAAAAAGAATATGAAACTGAATTCATGAAATGGGCAAAAGCAGAAGGCAAAGCCACGGAAGATAAATACAAAACAATGTTTACCAATTTCGACAATGCTTATAAATTAATGAGCACGGTAAGCAAAGAATTTTATTATAAAATATATTCCGTTGTTTTAATGCCAACGGGAAATTTTGCTCTCGATTTTAATCAGGTAGAATCGCTATTTGGTGAAGGCGCTTTAACCGGCGATGAAAGAGCTGCAACTATAGAAGCAATAAATGCTTCAGCAGAAACAATGTGGGATGGAATGCACTATGATACGGAAGTAAAAAAAGTTAGTGCTTTACTAAATATGATGTATACTAAATTACCTGCAGATAAATATCCTCAGGTTATGAAAGATATTTTGGCAGATACAAAAGGTGCAACACCACAGGCGAAATTTGATACATGGAGTAAAAATGCATTTGCAAAATCTGTATTTACATCCAAAGAAAAATTAGATGCCTTTTTAAAAGCGCCAAGTGAAAAGAAATTGAAAAAAGATCCTTTATATAATTATTATATTGCATTATATACGGATGCGCAAACAGCAGGTTCTGTTTTCCGTGCAGCAAATACAGAGATCGGAAAATTAGAACGTGAATTCACAGCAGCAATTTTGAAAAAAGATCCAAAAAAATCTTTTTACCCTGATGCAAATTCCACTATGCGCTTAACATACGGCACAGTGCAGGATTATGAAGCAAGAGATGCCGTTCATTATCACTGGCAAACTACTATTGATGGTGTAATTGAAAAACGCAACAATGCCGATCCTGAATTTATTGTTCCTGATAAATTATATAATCTTTATCAAGCAAAAGATTACGGTAGATACGCTGATAAAAACGGAACTGTTCCGGTTTGTTTTCTTTCCAATCTGGATATTACAGGCGGTAACAGCGGAAGTCCTATCATGAATGGAAAAGGTGAATTAATAGGTCTGGCATTCGACGGAAATTATGAAGGTACACCCGGAGATTATATTGTTGATCCAGCTATGAATCGCACGATATCTGTTGATATACGTTATGTATTATTTATTATAGATAAATATGCAGGCGCAACCAATCTTATCAAAGAATTGGATATCAAAAATTAA
- a CDS encoding T9SS type A sorting domain-containing protein, whose amino-acid sequence MRKIYTTLLVSAMFFSFHSASAQSEYIAEVEETVAIYPNPVKSFATISFTYQSIDRISIMNIVGREIKSITPETGKQEVKVSLVDLQPGVYFLAAYYQGNTLITKKFLKED is encoded by the coding sequence ATGCGTAAAATTTACACAACACTATTAGTTTCTGCGATGTTTTTCAGTTTTCATTCAGCATCTGCTCAATCTGAGTACATTGCGGAAGTTGAAGAAACAGTGGCTATTTACCCTAATCCTGTGAAAAGTTTCGCCACAATAAGCTTTACTTATCAGAGTATTGACAGGATAAGCATTATGAACATAGTGGGCAGAGAGATCAAAAGCATTACCCCTGAAACAGGCAAACAGGAAGTTAAAGTGAGTTTGGTTGATCTTCAACCGGGAGTTTACTTCCTGGCGGCCTATTACCAGGGAAATACCCTCATTACCAAGAAATTTTTGAAGGAGGACTAA
- a CDS encoding magnesium chelatase, with product MQIEKIKTFGELKKSGYQSLTIKQELRKNLITKLKSGDKFFDGIHGFEHTVIPDLERAILSRHNMILLGLRGQAKTKIARLLTTLLDEYIPVVEGSDLNDDPFAPISVYAINKLKAEGDNTPISWMHRDARYTEKLATPDVSVADLIGDVDPIKAANLKLNYNDERVIHFGLIPRSHRCIFVINELPDLQARIQVALFNILQEGDIQIRGFKIRLPLDIQFVFTANPEDYTNRGSIVTPLKDRIESQILTHYPKDIYISKIITTQEARIIHAQNEIVKLNDLSRDLIEQLAFEARNSEFVDQKSGVSARMTITAMENLISNAERRALKNKDAQTYIRVSDFWGVIPSITGKIELVYEGEQEGPFIVAVNLIGKAIRTQFTNYFPAPEKSKKIPVKKTENPAATKRVNIYQEIVDYFNEGNKLDLFNDLNNEAYHSALLSIPGLKRLVEKYYPKVSGEEKYFLMEFVLHGLAEYSLLSKHILQSGVQFSDLFSSMFTNNELDGLEEEDDFKI from the coding sequence ATGCAAATTGAAAAAATAAAGACCTTCGGCGAATTAAAAAAATCGGGATATCAAAGTCTAACTATAAAACAGGAACTTAGAAAAAATCTTATCACAAAACTTAAGTCAGGTGATAAATTTTTTGATGGGATTCACGGATTCGAACATACCGTAATTCCTGATCTGGAGCGAGCGATATTATCACGACACAATATGATTTTATTGGGTTTGCGTGGACAGGCAAAAACCAAGATCGCACGTTTGCTAACAACGCTTTTGGATGAATATATTCCGGTGGTGGAGGGAAGTGATCTCAACGACGATCCATTTGCACCTATTTCCGTGTATGCCATTAATAAATTAAAAGCGGAGGGCGATAATACACCAATCAGCTGGATGCACCGAGATGCACGATATACAGAAAAATTGGCAACCCCTGATGTAAGCGTTGCCGATTTGATTGGAGATGTAGATCCAATTAAAGCCGCCAACCTCAAATTAAATTACAACGATGAAAGAGTGATTCATTTCGGATTAATTCCGCGTTCGCACAGGTGTATTTTTGTGATAAATGAATTACCCGATCTACAGGCAAGAATTCAGGTTGCATTATTTAATATTTTGCAAGAGGGTGATATTCAGATACGCGGATTTAAAATAAGATTACCGCTTGATATTCAATTTGTATTTACTGCAAATCCCGAAGATTATACAAACCGCGGCTCTATTGTAACGCCGTTAAAAGATAGAATTGAAAGTCAGATACTCACACATTATCCAAAAGACATTTACATTTCAAAAATAATTACAACGCAGGAAGCAAGAATTATACATGCGCAAAATGAAATTGTAAAGTTGAACGATCTTAGTCGCGACCTGATAGAGCAACTTGCATTCGAAGCACGCAACAGCGAATTTGTGGATCAAAAAAGTGGAGTTAGTGCTCGTATGACCATTACCGCAATGGAAAATTTAATTTCCAATGCCGAACGCCGCGCTTTAAAAAATAAGGATGCTCAAACTTATATTCGTGTTAGCGATTTTTGGGGAGTAATTCCTTCCATCACCGGAAAAATAGAATTAGTATATGAAGGGGAACAAGAAGGACCTTTTATTGTTGCAGTAAATTTAATTGGAAAAGCGATAAGAACACAATTCACAAATTATTTTCCCGCACCGGAGAAATCGAAAAAAATACCTGTTAAAAAAACTGAAAATCCTGCGGCTACAAAACGCGTAAATATTTACCAGGAAATTGTCGATTATTTTAATGAAGGCAATAAACTGGATCTGTTCAACGATCTGAATAACGAAGCTTATCACAGTGCGCTGCTTTCCATTCCCGGCTTAAAAAGACTGGTGGAAAAATATTATCCGAAGGTGTCGGGGGAAGAAAAATATTTTCTGATGGAATTTGTTTTACATGGCCTTGCCGAGTATTCACTCCTTAGCAAACATATTTTGCAGTCAGGAGTCCAGTTCAGCGACTTGTTCTCCAGTATGTTCACAAACAATGAGTTAGATGGTTTAGAGGAGGAGGATGACTTCAAAATTTAG
- a CDS encoding VWA domain-containing protein gives MLGNRFSKFEEKDKTTFEKLFELLQELLIYTSGDLTEALDWLNQLDRKYNLTTPEYGMGDFIQELKDRGFIKEENEDGGVMRITSKMEQSIRKNSLDQIFGKLKKSPHGNHKTSFTGTGDENSTDRRNYAFGDTHEQIDYNESIKNAHINHGIGEFSLDEDDLVVVEKEYKAQTSTVLMIDISHSMILYGEDRITPAKKVAMALSELIKTKYPKDTLDVIVFGNDAWQIEIKDIPYLQVGPYHTNTVAGLELAMDLLRRRKNPNKQIFMITDGKPTCIIKDGKYYKNSFGLDRIIVNKTLNLAGHCRKIGIKITTFMIAQDPYLQQFVQEFTETNQGKAFYTSLKGLGEYIFEDYERNRKRNMR, from the coding sequence ATGTTAGGGAACAGATTTTCAAAATTTGAAGAAAAGGATAAAACAACCTTCGAAAAACTTTTCGAATTGTTGCAGGAGTTGCTTATTTACACAAGCGGTGACCTTACGGAAGCTTTGGATTGGCTGAATCAACTGGATAGAAAATACAATCTGACCACACCTGAATATGGCATGGGAGATTTTATTCAAGAATTAAAAGACAGAGGTTTTATAAAAGAAGAAAATGAAGACGGTGGAGTTATGCGCATTACATCCAAAATGGAACAAAGCATCCGCAAAAATTCTTTGGATCAGATCTTCGGTAAATTAAAAAAATCACCGCATGGAAATCATAAAACATCCTTTACCGGCACCGGCGATGAAAATTCCACCGACAGAAGAAATTATGCTTTCGGCGATACGCATGAACAAATTGATTACAACGAATCTATAAAGAATGCGCATATCAATCACGGCATAGGAGAATTTAGTCTTGATGAAGATGACCTTGTTGTTGTAGAAAAAGAATACAAAGCACAAACTTCCACGGTGTTAATGATCGACATTTCTCACTCCATGATATTGTATGGGGAAGATAGAATTACCCCTGCAAAAAAAGTTGCCATGGCATTGAGTGAACTCATCAAAACAAAATATCCAAAGGATACTTTGGATGTAATTGTTTTTGGAAATGATGCATGGCAGATAGAAATAAAAGATATTCCTTATTTACAGGTTGGACCATATCACACAAACACAGTTGCAGGATTAGAACTTGCGATGGACTTGTTGCGCAGGAGAAAAAATCCGAACAAACAAATTTTTATGATCACGGATGGAAAACCGACTTGTATTATTAAAGACGGAAAATATTATAAAAACAGTTTCGGACTGGATCGCATTATAGTAAATAAAACTTTAAATCTTGCCGGACATTGCAGAAAGATCGGAATTAAGATCACCACCTTTATGATAGCGCAGGATCCTTATTTGCAGCAATTTGTTCAGGAATTTACTGAAACAAATCAGGGAAAAGCTTTTTATACTTCCCTAAAAGGTTTAGGAGAATATATTTTTGAAGATTACGAAAGAAACAGAAAAAGAAATATGCGATGA
- a CDS encoding aldo/keto reductase, which yields MKYKLLGRSGLRVSEICLGTMTFGEEWGWGADQTESKKQFFTYLENGGNFIDTANRYTEGTSEKYLGEFIKESNQRKEIVLATKYSLITDRSSGLNQSGNHKKNMVQSVEDSLKRLQTDYIDVYYLHAWDFTTSIEEVLRAMDDLVRQGKILYVGISDTPAWIVSRANAIAEFKDWSPFIALQIEYSLLQRSVERDLIPMAEALDLGVVGWAPIAGGALTGKYLNANEDAKRLKENSVRLSEKNQQIAREVVKVAEELNCTPAQVAIKWVIQNGKNNIPIVGARNSEQLINSLRAGEIEIHADQLKRLDEVSKIDLGFPHEFLKGEGVQDILFSGKSAGLEKRRS from the coding sequence ATGAAATATAAATTACTCGGCAGAAGCGGATTAAGAGTATCAGAAATATGTTTGGGCACTATGACCTTCGGCGAAGAATGGGGTTGGGGAGCAGATCAAACTGAAAGCAAAAAACAATTTTTCACCTATTTGGAAAATGGTGGAAATTTTATTGATACAGCTAACAGATATACAGAAGGAACAAGTGAAAAATATCTCGGTGAATTTATTAAAGAAAGCAATCAACGCAAGGAAATAGTTCTTGCTACAAAATATTCTTTAATTACAGATAGAAGTTCCGGATTAAACCAGAGCGGAAACCACAAAAAAAATATGGTGCAATCGGTAGAAGATAGTTTGAAAAGATTACAAACCGATTATATCGATGTGTATTATTTACATGCCTGGGATTTTACTACTTCCATTGAAGAAGTATTAAGAGCAATGGATGATCTCGTGCGACAAGGAAAAATTTTGTATGTAGGCATTTCTGATACTCCTGCATGGATCGTTTCGAGGGCAAATGCCATTGCGGAATTTAAAGATTGGAGTCCTTTTATCGCTTTGCAAATTGAATATTCTCTTTTGCAGAGATCAGTAGAACGCGATCTTATTCCTATGGCAGAGGCATTAGACTTGGGTGTGGTTGGATGGGCACCAATTGCCGGTGGAGCGCTAACCGGAAAATATTTAAATGCGAATGAAGATGCAAAAAGATTAAAGGAAAATAGTGTTCGATTAAGCGAAAAAAATCAGCAGATCGCAAGAGAAGTTGTAAAAGTGGCAGAGGAATTAAATTGTACTCCGGCACAAGTCGCCATTAAATGGGTGATTCAAAACGGGAAAAATAATATTCCAATTGTTGGCGCTCGTAATTCTGAACAATTAATAAATAGTTTGCGTGCAGGTGAAATTGAAATTCATGCTGATCAATTAAAACGATTAGATGAAGTAAGTAAAATAGACCTCGGCTTTCCACATGAATTTTTAAAAGGGGAAGGAGTGCAGGATATTTTATTTAGTGGTAAAAGTGCCGGTTTGGAAAAACGCAGAAGTTAA
- a CDS encoding M20/M25/M40 family metallo-hydrolase: MKSVFLFLLATCISINAFAQNADSVAFRKIFDEIMLNGDAYDQLHDLCKNVGHRLSGSPQADMAVRWGEAEMKAAGFDKVWLQEVMVPHWERGQKEYGELLGYGQFEILALGGSIATPDAGITAQVVEVSDFEEMKKLGADFIKGKIVFFNHIFPQNVIGGFDGYGEAGPYRWYGPEEASKMGAIASITRSVSSAHDEYAHTGSTGFRNGGNPIPCVAISTMGADELSAALKTNPTAKFKMVLNCKKFPDVKSYNVIGEITGSEFPNEIIVVGGHLDSWDVGEGAHDDGAGCVQSMEVIRSLKALNMKPKRTIRCVLFMNEENGNMGGKTYGEYVKNNKTEKHIAALESDAGGFSPRGISIDSVFQHNTKALNAIKPLFLNYGVYDFSVGHGGTDIGPMGEAGTLLFGLRPDSQRYMDLHHTANDTFDKVNKRELHMGASVMAMYCWWLSEYGVK; the protein is encoded by the coding sequence ATGAAAAGTGTTTTTCTATTCTTATTGGCTACATGTATTTCCATTAACGCATTCGCTCAAAATGCGGATAGTGTGGCATTCAGAAAAATTTTCGATGAAATAATGCTCAATGGTGATGCTTATGACCAGTTGCATGATCTCTGTAAAAATGTGGGTCACCGGTTAAGTGGTTCTCCTCAAGCCGATATGGCTGTGCGTTGGGGTGAAGCGGAAATGAAGGCTGCCGGTTTTGATAAGGTTTGGCTGCAGGAGGTAATGGTGCCACATTGGGAACGGGGTCAAAAGGAATACGGCGAATTATTGGGATATGGCCAGTTTGAAATTTTAGCATTGGGCGGAAGCATTGCCACTCCGGATGCAGGTATAACGGCGCAAGTTGTGGAGGTGAGTGATTTTGAAGAAATGAAAAAGTTAGGTGCCGATTTTATCAAAGGAAAAATTGTTTTTTTCAACCATATTTTCCCTCAGAATGTGATAGGAGGATTTGACGGATATGGTGAGGCAGGGCCTTACAGGTGGTATGGTCCGGAGGAGGCAAGTAAAATGGGTGCTATCGCTTCTATTACCCGAAGTGTGAGCAGTGCGCATGATGAATATGCACATACAGGAAGTACAGGTTTTCGCAATGGCGGTAATCCGATTCCTTGTGTGGCCATTTCCACTATGGGTGCTGATGAATTAAGTGCGGCATTAAAAACGAATCCAACGGCAAAATTTAAAATGGTGCTGAATTGTAAAAAATTTCCCGATGTAAAATCATATAATGTAATTGGTGAAATTACGGGCTCTGAATTTCCAAATGAAATAATTGTTGTGGGTGGACATTTAGATAGTTGGGATGTTGGAGAAGGAGCGCATGATGATGGTGCGGGGTGTGTGCAAAGTATGGAAGTTATTCGAAGCTTAAAGGCATTAAATATGAAACCTAAAAGAACTATTCGATGCGTTTTATTTATGAATGAAGAAAATGGAAATATGGGAGGAAAAACGTATGGTGAATATGTAAAAAATAACAAAACTGAAAAACATATTGCAGCTTTGGAAAGTGATGCGGGAGGATTTTCGCCAAGAGGAATCAGTATTGATTCTGTTTTCCAGCATAATACAAAAGCTTTAAATGCAATTAAACCATTATTTTTAAATTATGGAGTGTATGATTTCTCTGTAGGTCATGGTGGTACTGATATTGGGCCAATGGGCGAAGCCGGAACATTATTATTCGGATTAAGACCGGATTCGCAGCGATATATGGACCTGCATCACACGGCAAACGATACTTTTGATAAAGTAAATAAACGAGAGTTACATATGGGAGCAAGTGTGATGGCGATGTATTGCTGGTGGTTGAGTGAGTATGGGGTTAAATAA
- a CDS encoding TonB-dependent receptor — protein sequence MRPITFFFLLSFVFTTEFISAQSVMGKLTDKNTGEALIGVNISANNIEVALSDENGNYNLFLPDTLVTIKFSYIGFEQSTLSLEINNGQTLLYNIQMLPLAVLLDVYVVSGSLYEKKLTEETMSIEVIKKEMLTQTNATNLSDAILKAPGVYMMDEQANIRGGTGFTYGAGSRVMLVVDDQILLAADRGDAKWNFVPIENVEQIEIIKGASSVLYGSSALNGVITVRTAWPTTTPESSITMYHGIYDNPSFTPATWYDNNPTFTGINFSHRQKFEKMDLVLGGHISDNNSYLLGQYSNRARLNWKTRFHPQNNDKISWGINGNVMSDREGLFFLWEGADTGAYLPFQGYVDTSTSTLLNWQFKWLSIDPWLNYFDKHDNSHKFKMRFYNNNVDYTDTTGGNGYLLNFDYQFHREFSRDIVLTFGVTGYYFNVDDFELGIHSGFSGGSYVQLDKKLFDKLILNIGMREEFYQLDTIAGSAVPIFKGGLNYKVGRLTNIRLSFGQGYRFPSLVEKYAHSNLGSLAIFPNPDLLAEYGWNTELGIKRSFAGDNLKGYADIAFYVTDYFEMTEFSFNFYPGEGPGFKSQNTTRARIGGVELTLNGDVSVFGNNLSFSGGYNYIYPADLAGDSSNLDVGNFMKNFMEGFTAKSTDSVFLASVLKYRFRHMIRMDLQYSVKKFSFGADVNYYSLMENLDAIYISFIPGINEYREDHLQGDWIFDARVGYTITKNSKVQFLVKNMFNRMYALRPAKYDPPRNFTVQYKINF from the coding sequence ATGAGACCTATTACCTTTTTCTTTTTGCTGAGTTTTGTTTTTACAACTGAATTTATTTCAGCACAATCAGTTATGGGAAAATTAACTGATAAAAATACCGGTGAAGCCCTTATTGGTGTAAATATTTCAGCAAATAATATTGAGGTTGCTCTTTCGGATGAAAATGGAAATTATAATCTTTTTCTTCCTGATACATTGGTTACAATTAAATTCAGTTATATAGGATTTGAGCAAAGCACACTTTCATTAGAAATAAATAATGGCCAAACATTATTATACAATATCCAAATGCTTCCATTGGCTGTGTTGCTCGATGTTTATGTAGTAAGCGGAAGTTTATATGAAAAAAAACTTACCGAGGAAACAATGAGCATTGAAGTAATAAAAAAGGAAATGCTCACTCAAACAAATGCTACAAATTTATCTGATGCCATTTTAAAAGCTCCGGGTGTTTATATGATGGATGAGCAGGCGAATATTCGGGGTGGAACGGGATTTACTTATGGAGCCGGAAGCAGGGTGATGTTGGTGGTTGATGATCAAATTTTATTGGCAGCGGATAGGGGAGATGCAAAGTGGAATTTTGTTCCGATCGAAAATGTGGAGCAAATTGAAATTATTAAAGGTGCTTCCTCTGTATTATATGGAAGCAGTGCATTAAATGGTGTAATTACTGTTCGCACTGCATGGCCAACCACCACGCCTGAAAGCAGTATTACCATGTATCACGGAATATATGATAATCCAAGTTTTACTCCGGCAACCTGGTATGATAATAATCCGACTTTTACCGGAATTAATTTTTCGCACCGGCAGAAATTTGAAAAAATGGACCTTGTTTTAGGAGGACATATTTCGGATAATAATTCTTACTTATTAGGACAATATTCCAATCGGGCAAGGTTAAATTGGAAAACGCGATTTCATCCTCAAAATAATGATAAAATATCCTGGGGAATAAATGGTAATGTAATGTCGGATCGCGAGGGATTATTTTTTTTATGGGAGGGCGCTGATACAGGTGCTTATTTACCTTTTCAGGGATATGTGGATACTAGTACCTCCACTTTATTAAATTGGCAATTCAAATGGTTGTCGATAGATCCCTGGTTAAATTATTTTGATAAACATGATAACTCGCATAAATTTAAAATGCGTTTTTATAATAATAATGTTGATTATACGGATACCACTGGAGGAAACGGATATTTATTGAATTTCGATTACCAGTTTCACCGTGAGTTCAGCAGAGACATTGTTCTAACATTTGGAGTTACAGGATATTATTTTAATGTGGATGATTTTGAGCTGGGAATTCACTCCGGTTTTTCAGGAGGGAGTTATGTGCAATTAGATAAAAAATTATTTGATAAGTTGATATTGAATATCGGAATGCGGGAAGAATTTTATCAATTAGATACTATTGCAGGTTCTGCCGTTCCGATATTTAAAGGGGGATTAAATTATAAGGTTGGGAGATTAACAAATATCAGATTGTCATTCGGGCAAGGTTATCGTTTTCCGAGTTTGGTGGAGAAATATGCGCATTCAAATCTTGGGTCATTGGCAATTTTTCCAAATCCTGATCTGCTTGCAGAATACGGATGGAACACGGAACTTGGAATTAAAAGATCTTTTGCAGGAGATAATTTAAAAGGTTACGCGGATATTGCTTTTTATGTGACCGATTATTTTGAGATGACGGAGTTCAGTTTTAATTTTTATCCTGGGGAGGGCCCGGGATTTAAATCGCAGAATACAACAAGGGCAAGAATTGGAGGTGTTGAACTTACCCTCAATGGTGATGTTTCTGTTTTTGGAAATAATTTAAGTTTTTCGGGAGGATATAATTATATCTATCCTGCAGATCTTGCGGGCGATTCCAGTAATCTCGATGTAGGAAATTTCATGAAAAATTTTATGGAAGGATTTACTGCTAAATCAACTGATAGTGTCTTTTTAGCATCTGTATTAAAGTATAGGTTCCGTCACATGATACGCATGGATCTGCAATATTCGGTTAAAAAATTTTCTTTTGGTGCAGATGTTAATTATTACAGCTTAATGGAAAATCTGGATGCCATTTATATCTCCTTCATTCCCGGAATTAACGAATATCGGGAAGATCATTTACAAGGAGATTGGATCTTTGATGCCAGAGTAGGATATACTATCACCAAAAATTCAAAAGTGCAATTTCTTGTAAAAAATATGTTCAACAGAATGTATGCTTTACGGCCTGCAAAATATGACCCGCCGAGGAATTTTACGGTGCAGTATAAAATTAATTTTTGA
- a CDS encoding GlsB/YeaQ/YmgE family stress response membrane protein: MDSFVYFILIGALAGWVGGKLVKGEGFGIIGNIIVGIVGAVLGGWIFEKLGIAETNLLYSIAAAVVGSVVFLLIIGLIKRK, from the coding sequence ATGGATAGTTTTGTATATTTTATTTTAATAGGTGCACTTGCCGGATGGGTGGGTGGTAAATTAGTGAAGGGCGAAGGTTTCGGTATTATCGGAAACATTATTGTCGGAATAGTTGGCGCTGTTTTGGGTGGATGGATATTTGAGAAACTCGGTATAGCGGAGACCAATTTACTTTATAGTATTGCGGCAGCAGTGGTTGGGTCGGTTGTGTTTTTATTGATCATAGGATTGATAAAACGTAAATAA